Proteins encoded by one window of Lathyrus oleraceus cultivar Zhongwan6 chromosome 1, CAAS_Psat_ZW6_1.0, whole genome shotgun sequence:
- the LOC127095041 gene encoding uncharacterized protein LOC127095041, which produces MTFPRSHFQGTHDSEAGPSRITHVNDVALDDMDVDEALEDAVISYVNMDARENGALSRRPQESGHAFRAKHNIARNFKNNMMMAKARLPHPFTCRHCNARLFHHESRDTCCNGGKVSFSRVDAPIVLQQLFLDGSAEEKHFRQHIRSYNHVVSFTSIGVHVDKNILASGRGIYTFRAQGAFYHNIGGFYPNEGVRPRFLQLYIYDTDNELHNRMQENPQLHQNVVHKLQKMLHQFNPFVIRFKQLSILPNISEYSMDYGRDINVIRCDGNLKKVQETKGYYDPFYMLQIRPNDQSMLLNAGRLLQQYVVDNYVKIESGRLRWIKEHQSDIRSELYQGLHDALHVGETNAENIGKRTILPSSFIGSR; this is translated from the exons ATGACTTTTCCAAGATCACACTTTCAAGGAACTCATGACAGTGAAGCCGGTCCAAGTAGAATTACACATGTTAATGATGTTGCACTTG ATGATATGGATGTTGATGAAGCTTTAGAGGATGCAGTAATATCATATGTTAACATGGATGCCAGAGAAAATGGTGCATTATCACGTCGTCCTCAAG AATCAGGACATGCTTTTCGAGCAAAGCACAATATTGCTcgaaatttcaaaaataatatGATGATGGCAAAAGCCCGGTTGCCTCATCCATTTACCTGTAGACACTGCAATGCAAGATTGTTTCATCATGAATCACGTGATACGTGTTGTAATGGTGGGAAGGTATCATTCTCACGAGTTGATGCTCCTATAGTATTGCAACAATTATTTTTGGATGGTTCAGCTGAAGAAAAACATTTTAGGCAACATATTCGAAGTTATAACCATGTGGTTTCATTCACTTCAATTGGTGTTCATGTTGATAAGAATATTCTTGCATCTGGTCGTGGTATATACACATTTCGTGCTCAAGGTGCTTTTTACCATAACATAGGAGGTTTCTATCCAAATGAGGGTGTCAGACCGCGTTTCTTACAACTATACATCTACGACACCGATAACGAGCTACATAATAGAATGCAGGAAAATCCACAGCTGCACCAAAATGTAGTTCACAAATTACAGAAAATGCTCCATCAGTTTAATCCTTTTGTAATTAGGTTCAAGCAACTTTCAATACTTCCAAATATCAGTGAAT ATTCTATGGATTATGGAAGGGATATTAATGTAATTCGTTGTGATGGAAATCTCAAGAAAGTTCAAGAGACAAAGGGATATTATGATCCTTT TTACATGCTTCAG ATTCGCCCAAATGATCAATCAATGTTGTTAAATGCGGGTCGACTGTTGCAACAATATGTTGTAGACAAttatgtcaaaattgaatcagGGAGATTAAGGTGGATTAAAGAGCACCAAAGTGATATACGTTCTGAATTGTACCAAGGTTTACATGATGCTTTGCATGTTGGTGAAACTAATGCAG AGAACATTGGAAAAAGAACAATATTGCCATCATCATTTATTGGCAGTCGTTGA